A region of Paraburkholderia sp. BL23I1N1 DNA encodes the following proteins:
- a CDS encoding helix-turn-helix domain-containing protein, which yields MPRRNQLTREEQNALRRAFYEPIGRGDMTIPEAMKAMRKMTGLTQAEFAAHRGVSRRVIQDIERGTGNPTVDSLNSVAKLFGLQVGFVPMRRNGPASPSSS from the coding sequence ATGCCCCGTCGGAACCAACTGACCCGTGAAGAGCAGAACGCCCTTCGCCGCGCTTTCTATGAACCGATCGGCCGGGGCGACATGACCATTCCTGAAGCCATGAAGGCGATGCGCAAGATGACGGGCCTGACTCAGGCGGAATTCGCCGCGCATCGGGGCGTCAGCCGCCGGGTCATTCAGGACATCGAACGCGGCACCGGAAATCCGACCGTCGACTCGCTCAACAGCGTTGCGAAGCTCTTCGGCCTGCAGGTCGGATTCGTCCCAATGAGGCGGAACGGACCCGCTTCTCCGAGCTCAAGCTAA
- a CDS encoding YceI family protein has translation MKKQLLLAAGALTAAMSFNAMAAVTYQLDPMHTYPSFETDHFGGLSTWRGKFTKSSGTVVLDRAAKTGTVDVTIDMSSVDIGNNKLDAELVTDKFFDATKYPSATYKGTQIRFDGDKPVEVIGTLTLHGVTKPVNLKIESFNCVMNPMIKREVCGTESTATFNRDDFGVDFGKTYGFKMLTTLHIQAEGIKQ, from the coding sequence TTGAAGAAACAACTTTTGCTCGCCGCAGGCGCACTGACCGCCGCCATGTCGTTCAACGCAATGGCCGCCGTGACGTATCAACTCGACCCGATGCACACCTACCCGAGCTTCGAGACCGACCACTTCGGTGGCCTGTCGACCTGGCGCGGCAAGTTCACGAAGAGCAGCGGCACCGTGGTGCTGGATCGCGCGGCGAAGACCGGCACGGTCGACGTGACGATCGACATGAGCTCGGTGGATATCGGCAACAACAAGCTCGACGCGGAACTGGTCACGGACAAGTTCTTCGATGCCACCAAATACCCGAGCGCGACCTACAAGGGTACGCAGATCCGCTTCGACGGCGACAAGCCGGTGGAAGTGATCGGCACGCTGACCCTGCATGGCGTGACGAAGCCGGTCAACCTGAAGATCGAATCGTTCAACTGCGTGATGAACCCGATGATCAAGCGCGAAGTGTGCGGCACGGAATCGACCGCAACGTTCAATCGCGATGACTTCGGCGTCGACTTCGGCAAGACCTATGGCTTCAAGATGCTGACCACGTTGCATATTCAGGCTGAAGGCATCAAGCAGTAA
- a CDS encoding autoinducer 2 ABC transporter substrate-binding protein, producing MKLTRLGTALAAGALTVGVIAAAHAATNETIVTVVKVTGINWFNRMDDGVKQFAKDNPGVNAYQTGPGRADAAQQLKIIEDLIAKKVTAIAVVPYDPPTLEPALKKAMDRGIKVVTHEADNAKNTMVDIEAFDNTAYGAGLNERLASCMHDDGKWVALVGSLGSRSQVQWADGGIGNAKAKYPKMDLVEPKLETNNDGERAYEVAKEVLRKHPDLKGFQGSSSLDVIGIGRAVEEAGMQGKICVYGTGLPTEAGKFLESGAINGIAFWDPKLAGIAMNKVAQMLIDGKTVENGADLGIPGYTKVTVAKGPGKGIIVRGQGWVNVDKSNYKQYPF from the coding sequence ATGAAATTGACTAGACTGGGTACCGCGCTCGCAGCAGGCGCGCTGACGGTGGGCGTGATTGCCGCTGCGCACGCGGCCACCAACGAGACGATCGTCACGGTCGTCAAGGTGACCGGTATCAACTGGTTCAACCGGATGGACGACGGCGTCAAGCAGTTCGCGAAAGACAACCCCGGCGTGAACGCGTATCAGACCGGTCCAGGCCGCGCGGACGCGGCACAGCAACTGAAGATTATCGAAGACCTGATCGCGAAGAAGGTCACGGCGATTGCCGTGGTGCCCTACGATCCGCCGACGCTCGAACCGGCGCTGAAGAAAGCGATGGATCGCGGCATCAAGGTGGTGACCCATGAAGCCGACAACGCGAAGAACACGATGGTCGACATCGAAGCATTCGACAACACGGCCTACGGCGCCGGCCTGAACGAACGCCTCGCTTCGTGCATGCACGACGACGGCAAGTGGGTGGCGCTGGTCGGTTCGCTCGGCAGCCGCTCGCAGGTGCAATGGGCTGACGGCGGGATCGGCAACGCCAAGGCCAAATATCCGAAGATGGACCTGGTCGAACCGAAACTCGAAACCAACAACGACGGCGAGCGCGCCTATGAAGTCGCGAAGGAAGTGCTGCGCAAGCATCCGGACCTGAAGGGCTTCCAGGGCTCGTCCTCGCTCGACGTGATCGGCATCGGCCGTGCGGTGGAAGAAGCCGGCATGCAGGGCAAGATCTGCGTCTACGGCACGGGCCTGCCGACTGAAGCAGGCAAGTTCCTCGAGAGCGGTGCGATCAACGGCATTGCGTTCTGGGATCCGAAGCTTGCGGGCATCGCGATGAATAAGGTTGCGCAGATGCTGATCGATGGCAAGACGGTCGAGAACGGCGCCGATCTCGGCATTCCGGGCTATACGAAAGTCACGGTCGCGAAGGGGCCGGGCAAGGGGATCATCGTGCGCGGCCAGGGCTGGGTGAACGTCGACAAATCGAACTACAAGCAGTATCCGTTCTGA
- a CDS encoding cytochrome b → MKPRPTDVEHYSGPAVALHWLIALLIICGFYIGWIMTDIPGFTPTKLKYFSWHKWIGVTVFMLAVARVLWRATHRAPALDSATPTWQKAAAHLVHGVLYLLMLAIPLSGYFYSSAAGIQVVYLGIVPLPTFIGPDQALKASLRTVHILLNYTLLVLVAMHVLAALKHQFVDRDGLLARMIPFLR, encoded by the coding sequence ATGAAACCCCGTCCCACAGATGTCGAGCATTACAGCGGCCCTGCCGTCGCCCTGCATTGGCTCATCGCATTGCTGATCATTTGCGGGTTCTATATCGGCTGGATCATGACCGATATTCCCGGCTTCACGCCCACCAAGCTGAAGTACTTTTCGTGGCACAAATGGATCGGCGTCACCGTCTTCATGCTGGCCGTGGCCCGCGTGCTGTGGCGCGCCACGCACCGCGCACCGGCGCTCGATAGCGCTACGCCCACGTGGCAGAAGGCTGCCGCCCATCTCGTGCATGGCGTGCTCTACCTTCTGATGCTGGCGATTCCGCTGTCCGGCTACTTCTATAGCTCGGCCGCGGGCATTCAGGTGGTGTACCTCGGCATTGTGCCGCTGCCCACCTTCATCGGCCCGGACCAGGCGCTCAAGGCGAGCCTGCGCACGGTCCACATACTGCTCAATTACACGCTGCTGGTACTCGTTGCGATGCATGTCCTCGCGGCGCTCAAGCATCAATTTGTCGACCGCGACGGATTACTCGCGCGGATGATTCCGTTCCTCAGATAG
- the rbsK gene encoding ribokinase: MNTSSQRNGRVVILGIYVTDLTFRAGRMPQIGETIAGTAFAMGPGGKGSNQAVAAARAGAEVVFCTRIGNDAFGEIAHATWAAEGITARASVIEGVSTGAAHIFVDDNTGMNAIIVASGAAGTMNAADVDAIEADIAAARVFVTQLEQPLAAARRGLEVARRHGVITVFNPAPAMPLDDAIFPLCDFITPNETEASTLTGVPIANADDARRAAEVLLAKGVGTVIVTLGEGGALLHSATQSVLVPAYRCGRVVETAGAGDGFTGGFAAALARGDDAISALRFGCALAGISVTRPGTAPSMPTLDEVNRVLSQPTELSPASSPLS; encoded by the coding sequence ATGAACACGTCCTCGCAACGAAACGGGCGTGTCGTCATTCTCGGCATCTACGTCACGGACCTGACGTTTCGCGCCGGGCGTATGCCGCAGATCGGCGAGACGATCGCCGGCACGGCGTTCGCGATGGGGCCGGGAGGCAAGGGTTCGAATCAGGCGGTGGCCGCGGCGCGCGCCGGCGCCGAAGTGGTGTTCTGCACCCGCATCGGCAACGACGCGTTCGGCGAGATTGCGCACGCAACGTGGGCCGCTGAAGGCATCACGGCGCGCGCCTCGGTGATCGAGGGCGTGTCCACGGGGGCCGCGCATATCTTCGTCGACGACAACACCGGCATGAACGCGATCATCGTCGCTTCAGGCGCGGCCGGCACGATGAATGCCGCCGACGTCGACGCGATCGAAGCCGACATCGCCGCCGCGCGCGTGTTCGTCACGCAACTCGAACAGCCGCTCGCGGCGGCGCGCCGCGGGCTGGAGGTGGCGCGTCGGCATGGCGTCATCACCGTGTTCAATCCGGCGCCCGCCATGCCGCTCGACGACGCTATCTTCCCGTTGTGCGACTTCATCACTCCCAACGAAACCGAAGCCAGCACACTCACCGGCGTGCCGATCGCGAATGCCGACGACGCGCGCCGAGCCGCCGAGGTGCTGCTCGCCAAAGGTGTCGGCACGGTCATCGTCACGCTGGGAGAAGGTGGCGCGTTGCTGCACTCGGCCACCCAATCGGTGCTGGTGCCGGCTTATCGCTGCGGCCGCGTGGTGGAGACCGCCGGTGCGGGCGACGGCTTCACGGGCGGCTTCGCGGCAGCGCTCGCACGCGGCGACGACGCCATCTCGGCACTGCGTTTCGGCTGCGCGCTCGCGGGCATTTCCGTCACGCGGCCGGGCACGGCGCCTTCCATGCCGACGCTCGACGAAGTGAACCGCGTGTTGAGCCAGCCGACCGAGCTGTCCCCAGCATCCTCGCCGCTGTCCTGA
- a CDS encoding DeoR/GlpR family DNA-binding transcription regulator, with protein MLKPDRLRALADALAKQSVMRLRDAASLLDVSEMTVRRDIAGSPERFTYLGGYIVSATDVPNSAGYSLEEEKDHFAQAKAEASAIAAKLVIDHETIFIDCGTTLTTLARLIPLERHVTVVCYSLNVAEILRRKPNVRMILLGGVYVPSSDSFAGEESLEMLRRMGINKAFISAGGVDSARGVTCWNFHEVALKQAAMASAVERHLVVDQSKFGVVKAVRFSQVDDFDSIITEKGQELRKRK; from the coding sequence ATGCTGAAACCCGACCGCCTCCGCGCCCTCGCCGATGCGCTGGCCAAGCAGAGCGTGATGCGCCTGCGCGACGCCGCCAGCCTGCTGGACGTATCGGAAATGACTGTCCGGCGCGATATCGCGGGCAGTCCTGAGCGATTCACATATCTCGGCGGCTACATCGTCAGCGCGACCGACGTACCGAACAGCGCCGGCTATTCACTCGAAGAAGAGAAGGATCATTTCGCGCAGGCCAAGGCGGAAGCCTCCGCGATCGCCGCGAAGCTTGTTATCGACCACGAAACGATCTTCATCGATTGTGGCACGACGCTCACCACCCTCGCGCGCCTGATCCCGCTCGAGCGTCACGTCACCGTGGTCTGCTATTCGCTGAACGTGGCGGAGATTCTGCGGCGCAAGCCAAATGTGCGAATGATTCTGCTAGGCGGCGTCTACGTACCCTCTTCAGATTCGTTCGCGGGCGAAGAAAGTCTGGAGATGCTGCGTCGCATGGGAATCAACAAGGCGTTCATTTCGGCGGGCGGCGTGGATAGCGCACGCGGGGTCACGTGCTGGAATTTTCACGAAGTCGCGCTCAAACAGGCGGCCATGGCAAGTGCCGTCGAGCGCCATCTGGTCGTGGATCAGAGCAAGTTCGGCGTCGTCAAGGCGGTACGCTTCTCGCAGGTCGACGACTTCGATTCCATCATCACCGAGAAAGGCCAGGAGCTTCGCAAGCGCAAATGA
- a CDS encoding sugar ABC transporter ATP-binding protein produces MNQDAASRQSPLPARSGTPQPFLQVVGVHKRFTGVHALRGVSLSFERGQIYHLLGENGCGKSTLIKIISGAQPPDEGELVIEGVRHARLSALESLAAGIETVYQDLSLLPNMNVAENVALTAELATHAGRLARTFDRRLLARTAARALESVGLPGDAEFQATLIEHLPLATRQLVAIARAIASEAKFVIMDEPTTSLTQKEVDNLIAVLANLRAQGVTVLFVSHKLDECYAIGGEVIVLRDGQKMAQGPIAQFTKAQISELMTGRHLSNERYREGAVGEDVVLDVRGFTRAGQFSDVSFALHGGEILGITGLLDSGRNELARALAGVAPAQAGQVMLDGKAISLRTPSYAKQHRIGYVPEDRLNEGLFLDKPIRDNVITAMIASLKDRFGQIDRTRAQALAEQTVKELQIATPSVDKPVQSLSGGNQQRVLIGRWLAIDPRVLILHGPTVGVDVGSKDIIYRIMQRLSQRGIGIILISDDLPELLQNCDRILMMKKGRVANEYRADTLSEADLYHALLSEAA; encoded by the coding sequence ATGAATCAAGACGCAGCTTCACGGCAGTCACCGCTGCCAGCGCGATCCGGCACGCCGCAACCGTTTTTGCAGGTTGTCGGCGTGCACAAGCGCTTCACCGGCGTGCATGCCTTGCGCGGGGTGAGCCTCTCGTTCGAGCGCGGTCAGATCTATCACCTGCTCGGCGAGAACGGTTGCGGCAAGAGCACGCTCATCAAGATCATCTCCGGCGCGCAGCCGCCCGACGAAGGCGAACTCGTGATCGAAGGCGTTCGACATGCGCGGCTTTCCGCGCTTGAATCGTTGGCAGCGGGAATCGAAACGGTTTATCAGGATCTCTCGCTGCTGCCCAACATGAACGTGGCGGAGAATGTCGCGCTCACCGCCGAGCTGGCCACGCACGCAGGCAGGCTTGCGCGCACGTTCGACCGGCGTTTGCTCGCGCGCACGGCGGCGCGCGCGCTGGAATCGGTCGGCCTGCCCGGCGACGCCGAATTTCAGGCGACCCTGATCGAGCACTTGCCGCTCGCCACGCGTCAGCTCGTCGCCATTGCTCGCGCGATTGCCAGTGAGGCAAAGTTCGTCATCATGGACGAACCCACCACGTCGCTCACGCAAAAGGAAGTCGACAATCTGATTGCGGTGCTCGCGAATCTGCGCGCGCAGGGCGTGACGGTGCTGTTCGTGAGCCACAAGCTCGACGAGTGCTACGCGATCGGCGGCGAAGTCATCGTGCTGCGCGACGGCCAGAAGATGGCGCAGGGACCGATCGCGCAATTCACCAAAGCGCAGATCAGCGAGCTGATGACGGGACGTCATTTGTCGAACGAGCGCTATCGTGAAGGCGCGGTTGGCGAGGATGTCGTGCTCGACGTGCGCGGCTTCACGCGCGCGGGTCAGTTCAGCGATGTGTCCTTCGCGCTGCATGGCGGTGAAATTCTCGGCATTACCGGTCTGCTCGACTCGGGGCGCAATGAACTGGCACGCGCCCTCGCGGGCGTTGCACCGGCGCAAGCGGGACAGGTGATGCTCGACGGCAAGGCCATTTCATTGCGCACGCCCTCGTATGCGAAACAGCATCGAATTGGTTACGTGCCGGAAGACCGCCTGAACGAAGGGCTGTTTCTCGACAAGCCGATTCGCGACAACGTGATTACCGCGATGATCGCGAGCCTCAAGGACCGCTTCGGCCAGATCGATCGCACACGCGCGCAGGCGCTTGCGGAACAGACGGTGAAAGAACTGCAGATCGCGACGCCCAGTGTGGACAAACCCGTGCAGTCGCTTTCGGGCGGCAACCAGCAGCGCGTGCTGATCGGCCGCTGGCTCGCCATCGATCCGCGCGTGCTGATTCTGCATGGACCGACGGTCGGCGTCGACGTCGGATCGAAGGACATCATCTACCGCATCATGCAGCGCCTGTCGCAACGCGGCATTGGCATCATTCTGATTAGCGACGACCTGCCTGAACTGCTGCAGAACTGCGATCGCATCCTGATGATGAAGAAGGGGCGTGTGGCCAACGAATATCGGGCCGACACGTTGAGCGAAGCCGATCTGTATCACGCGTTGCTTTCGGAAGCCGCATAA
- a CDS encoding ABC transporter permease yields MKSSLTAGNAGKMFGDRQLNFLLIVNVLVVLVATWLSHGQFVDIDNLQSMGGQLPELGLLALGIMLSMVSGNGGIDLSGVGLANLSGMVAALVVPRFVNGEDSPALYTSLFCVIVVVTGLLGGLLNGVVIARLRLTPILCTLGTQLLFTGCAVVLSNGASVHVDYVDPLSDIGNGTVFQVPIAFCIFIAAVIVLGWLLKRSPFGLRLYLMGTNPKAAFYAGIPRARMLITTYAMCGVLASLAGLISATHTSSAKWDYGNSYLLIAILIAVMGGVNPAGGHGRIICVFFAATVLQFLSSLFNLLGVSQFFGDCAWGFLLLLSLAFAGGERVRAIFGFGGGGGAGGAGGAGGAGGAGGRGGGSAASSSTAPKS; encoded by the coding sequence ATGAAGTCCTCGCTTACCGCTGGAAACGCCGGAAAAATGTTCGGCGACCGGCAACTGAATTTTCTGCTGATCGTCAACGTGCTCGTCGTGCTGGTCGCGACGTGGCTCTCGCACGGGCAATTCGTCGATATAGACAACCTGCAGTCGATGGGCGGACAGTTGCCCGAACTCGGCCTGCTCGCACTCGGCATCATGTTGTCGATGGTGTCGGGCAACGGCGGGATCGACCTGTCGGGCGTCGGGCTCGCGAATCTGTCCGGCATGGTCGCCGCGCTGGTCGTGCCGCGCTTCGTCAATGGCGAGGACTCGCCGGCGCTCTACACGTCGCTCTTTTGCGTGATCGTCGTGGTGACGGGGTTGCTCGGCGGGCTCCTGAACGGTGTGGTCATCGCGCGCCTGCGGCTCACGCCGATCCTCTGCACACTGGGTACGCAACTGCTCTTCACGGGTTGTGCGGTGGTGCTCAGCAATGGCGCTTCGGTGCATGTCGACTATGTCGACCCGTTGTCGGATATCGGTAACGGTACCGTGTTTCAGGTGCCGATCGCGTTCTGCATCTTTATCGCTGCGGTGATCGTGCTGGGATGGCTGCTTAAGCGCAGCCCGTTCGGTCTGCGTCTCTACCTGATGGGCACCAATCCCAAAGCCGCGTTCTATGCCGGCATTCCACGCGCGCGGATGCTGATCACCACCTACGCGATGTGCGGCGTGCTGGCGTCGCTGGCCGGTCTGATCAGCGCGACGCATACGTCCAGCGCGAAATGGGACTACGGGAACTCCTATCTGCTGATCGCCATTCTGATCGCGGTGATGGGCGGTGTGAATCCTGCAGGCGGTCACGGCCGCATCATCTGCGTGTTTTTTGCCGCAACCGTGCTGCAGTTTCTCTCGAGTCTGTTCAACCTGCTGGGCGTATCGCAGTTTTTCGGCGACTGCGCGTGGGGATTTCTGTTGCTGCTGTCGCTCGCATTCGCGGGCGGCGAGCGGGTGCGCGCGATCTTCGGATTCGGCGGTGGAGGCGGCGCAGGTGGCGCAGGTGGCGCAGGTGGCGCAGGTGGCGCAGGTGGCCGAGGTGGCGGCAGTGCGGCGAGTTCCAGCACGGCGCCGAAGAGTTAG
- a CDS encoding ABC transporter permease — protein sequence MNSRIQSRMNQTMTTPTVVEVAPEVKPPTLRARLARNPEWFTVALIAATCLIVGAINPRFFQLATLFDLLHSATTMSLFALGTLVVLASGGIDVSFTAIAALTMYGITKAVFAWWPDAPFALILITGALGGVLLGIVNGLLVHRLKAPSLIVTIGTQYLYRGLLLTFIGTTFFMNIPHSMDHFGRIPLFFYHTNEGLRAVLPISVLALVAAAVVTWWLLNRTMMGRGVYAMGGSLAIAERLGYNLRAIHLFVFGYTGMLAGIAGILHVSNNRLANPFDLVGSELDVIAAVILGGARITGGTGTVAGTLLGVVLVTLINSVLILVGVPSTWQKVIIGAFILIAGTLFALQRKS from the coding sequence ATGAACTCGCGGATCCAATCGCGCATGAACCAGACCATGACCACCCCGACCGTTGTCGAAGTCGCACCCGAGGTCAAGCCGCCCACTTTGCGGGCCAGGCTCGCGCGCAATCCCGAATGGTTCACAGTCGCGTTGATCGCGGCGACGTGCCTGATTGTCGGCGCGATCAACCCACGGTTCTTCCAGCTTGCGACGCTCTTCGATCTGCTGCATTCGGCCACCACGATGTCGCTTTTCGCGCTGGGTACGCTAGTTGTGCTGGCGTCCGGCGGCATCGACGTCTCGTTCACGGCGATCGCGGCGCTGACGATGTACGGCATCACAAAGGCGGTGTTTGCCTGGTGGCCGGACGCGCCGTTCGCGCTGATTCTGATCACCGGCGCACTCGGAGGCGTGTTGCTCGGCATCGTCAACGGCCTGCTGGTGCACCGATTGAAAGCGCCTTCGCTGATCGTCACGATCGGCACGCAGTATCTGTATCGCGGCTTGCTGTTGACGTTTATCGGCACGACGTTCTTTATGAACATTCCGCACAGCATGGATCACTTCGGCCGGATTCCGCTGTTTTTCTATCACACCAATGAAGGCCTGCGTGCTGTGCTGCCGATTTCGGTGCTGGCGCTGGTGGCGGCCGCCGTTGTCACGTGGTGGCTGTTGAACCGGACCATGATGGGGCGCGGTGTCTATGCGATGGGCGGCAGCCTCGCGATCGCCGAGCGGCTCGGCTATAACCTGCGCGCGATTCATCTGTTCGTGTTCGGTTACACCGGCATGCTCGCCGGCATTGCGGGCATTCTGCATGTATCGAACAACCGGCTCGCGAATCCGTTCGATCTGGTGGGCTCGGAACTCGACGTGATCGCCGCGGTGATCCTGGGCGGCGCGCGCATTACGGGTGGCACGGGTACGGTGGCCGGCACGTTGCTCGGCGTGGTGCTGGTTACGCTGATCAATAGCGTGCTGATTCTGGTGGGCGTGCCGAGCACCTGGCAGAAGGTGATTATCGGCGCGTTCATTCTGATCGCCGGGACGTTGTTCGCGTTGCAGCGCAAAAGCTGA
- a CDS encoding YceI family protein, producing the protein MKSNFYHATLAGIAALSFFGAGLAHADFDTSKSSVVATTKQMNVPVDGKFKKFSAQLNFDPAKPTAGSANVSIDTGSYDLGADDYNKQAQGKEWFDSATYPAATFVSSAIAPAGGNQYKITGKLTIKGKSQTVVVPVTIASQGSTQTFDGTLPIKRSQFDVGTGEWKDTSVVADEVVIKFHIVASKK; encoded by the coding sequence ATGAAATCAAACTTTTATCACGCCACGCTGGCCGGCATCGCCGCCCTCTCATTCTTCGGTGCAGGCCTTGCGCACGCCGATTTCGACACGAGCAAAAGTAGCGTTGTCGCTACAACGAAACAGATGAACGTGCCGGTGGACGGCAAGTTCAAAAAGTTCTCGGCGCAACTGAATTTCGATCCGGCCAAGCCGACCGCCGGCAGCGCCAACGTGTCGATCGACACCGGCAGCTACGACCTCGGCGCGGACGACTACAACAAGCAGGCTCAAGGCAAGGAATGGTTCGACAGCGCGACCTATCCGGCCGCCACGTTCGTCTCGAGCGCGATCGCGCCGGCCGGCGGCAATCAGTACAAGATCACCGGCAAGCTCACCATCAAGGGCAAATCGCAGACCGTGGTGGTGCCGGTCACCATCGCCAGCCAGGGCAGCACACAAACCTTCGACGGCACCTTGCCGATCAAACGCTCGCAGTTCGATGTCGGCACGGGCGAATGGAAAGACACGTCGGTTGTTGCCGACGAAGTCGTCATCAAATTTCATATCGTCGCTTCGAAGAAGTGA